The proteins below are encoded in one region of Mycobacterium pseudokansasii:
- a CDS encoding DEAD/DEAH box helicase produces the protein MYPSIDLDDAASHLGADTYRRGLDYAREGRVVRCSWNPGDDSLTGSVRGNRGRTYTTTAQLSMDDADSWNLEIGLCTCPVQVDCKHVAAVLIAASGTTKTRSQRPSAAQPVLPAPAAWRTSLDSLFPTSSPASTAGTPLAIELNLSASGLDARVVRPGKRGGWVAADLSWGRLSALRHYGYPDAHLHALQEFYAAYRAGAPNLTGYYSYSYTSYGDAKTISLLKFESAQLWPLLAELRRVGVRLVQAQDHHDVLPHAAARLSLDVAADASGNLTVMPLLEVDGAAAQAAAFIGSSGHGVVCTDGGLRLARMDQPVSVTLQRMTLGRQILAIPAAEAAQFTAEYYPKLRRIAAITSSDTSFTPPAITGPMLVLRADYRDGHEVELTLQWAYRMGDNEFRVSVDTSGDPGYRDPGTEAGLARGIDAPLERFGLRASDGRLIARARLCGLETMRFATELQPLLTGLSDVVLEVTGDPVDYREAGESLVIGVATDAVPGQTDWFDLDITITVEGKQIPFVGVFTALASGQSHVLLADGAYFAVDKPELVKLRRLIEEARALTDADEGPPRISRFQAGLFDELAALGVVTQQADEWRRQVRGLRALQGVEPVPVPSGLRAELRPYQADGFSWLATLYAHGLGGILADDMGLGKTVQSLALICHVQQKDPSPAPFLVVAPSSVVANWAAEAARFAPELSVAAISDTLRRAGIVLDELAAGANIVVTSYTLFRLDFDAYAAQSWSGLILDEAQYVKNRHAKTYQCARRLPAPIKVAITGTPMENNVMELWSLLSIAAPGLFPSPAKFADYYAKPIEKSGDPELLALLRRRIKPLVKRRTKELVAAELPAKQEQLLDIELPPRHRSLYDKRLQRERQKVLGLLDDMQRNRFTILKSLTVLRQMALHPGLVDPAHHAQACAKIDALAEHLRDVADGGHRALVFSQFTRFLGRVRDRLGAEGIDYCYLDGRTRNRPKVIQQFKEGTAPVFLISLKAGGFGLNLTEADYCFLLDPWWNPATETQAIDRTHRIGQNRNVMVYRLIARDTIEDKVIALNARKAKLFASVIDDGNAFASALTADDIRGLLT, from the coding sequence ATGTATCCCTCGATCGACCTCGACGACGCCGCATCGCATCTGGGCGCCGACACCTATCGCCGCGGCCTGGACTACGCGCGTGAAGGACGAGTGGTGCGTTGTTCATGGAACCCCGGCGACGACAGTCTCACCGGGAGCGTTCGCGGTAACCGGGGCCGCACCTACACCACCACCGCGCAACTGTCGATGGATGACGCCGATTCCTGGAACCTCGAGATCGGGTTGTGCACCTGCCCCGTGCAAGTGGACTGTAAACATGTGGCCGCGGTCCTCATCGCGGCCAGCGGGACCACCAAGACACGCTCGCAACGCCCATCGGCCGCGCAGCCGGTCCTGCCGGCCCCGGCGGCATGGCGCACGTCACTGGACTCGTTGTTCCCGACATCTTCGCCGGCCAGCACCGCCGGCACGCCGCTGGCGATCGAGCTGAACCTGTCGGCAAGCGGCTTGGACGCGCGGGTGGTGCGCCCGGGTAAGCGCGGTGGCTGGGTCGCCGCCGACCTGAGCTGGGGCCGCTTGTCCGCGCTTCGACACTACGGTTATCCCGACGCGCACCTCCACGCGCTACAAGAGTTCTATGCCGCCTACCGGGCGGGGGCTCCGAATCTGACTGGCTACTACAGCTATTCGTATACCTCGTATGGGGACGCGAAGACGATCTCGCTGCTGAAGTTCGAGTCAGCCCAGTTATGGCCACTCCTGGCCGAGCTGCGCCGAGTCGGCGTGCGGTTGGTGCAGGCACAGGACCACCACGACGTGCTGCCGCATGCCGCGGCGCGCCTGTCCTTGGACGTCGCCGCCGACGCGTCGGGCAACCTCACGGTCATGCCCTTGCTTGAAGTCGACGGGGCGGCGGCACAAGCGGCCGCGTTTATCGGGTCGTCGGGCCATGGCGTTGTCTGCACCGACGGCGGGCTGCGGCTGGCACGGATGGACCAGCCGGTCTCGGTGACGTTGCAGCGGATGACCCTTGGCCGTCAGATCCTGGCCATCCCCGCAGCTGAGGCGGCGCAGTTCACCGCCGAGTATTACCCGAAGCTGCGGCGGATCGCGGCCATCACGTCGTCGGACACCTCGTTCACGCCGCCGGCGATCACCGGGCCGATGTTGGTGCTGCGTGCCGACTATCGGGATGGACACGAGGTCGAGTTGACGCTGCAGTGGGCGTACCGGATGGGCGACAACGAGTTTCGCGTCAGTGTGGATACGTCCGGTGATCCAGGCTACCGCGACCCGGGCACGGAGGCCGGGCTTGCGCGCGGCATCGACGCCCCGCTGGAGCGGTTCGGGCTCCGCGCCTCCGACGGCAGACTGATTGCCCGAGCCCGATTGTGCGGCCTGGAGACCATGCGGTTCGCCACCGAACTCCAACCGCTGCTCACCGGGCTGTCCGACGTCGTGCTGGAGGTGACCGGCGACCCCGTCGACTATCGGGAGGCGGGCGAGTCCCTGGTCATCGGTGTGGCCACGGATGCGGTGCCCGGACAGACGGACTGGTTCGACCTGGACATCACGATCACCGTTGAGGGCAAGCAGATTCCGTTCGTCGGCGTGTTCACCGCGCTGGCCTCCGGCCAGTCACATGTGCTACTGGCCGACGGAGCCTACTTTGCGGTGGACAAGCCGGAGCTGGTGAAGCTGCGCCGGCTGATCGAGGAAGCCCGCGCGCTGACCGATGCCGACGAGGGACCGCCCCGGATCAGCCGGTTCCAGGCCGGGCTGTTCGACGAACTCGCGGCATTGGGAGTGGTCACCCAACAGGCCGACGAGTGGCGTCGGCAGGTTCGCGGACTGCGCGCGCTACAGGGAGTGGAGCCGGTGCCGGTGCCCAGCGGCTTGCGCGCCGAACTGCGGCCCTACCAGGCCGACGGGTTCTCGTGGCTGGCGACGCTTTACGCCCACGGGCTGGGCGGGATCCTCGCCGACGACATGGGCCTCGGCAAGACGGTCCAATCGCTTGCACTGATCTGCCATGTCCAACAAAAGGATCCGAGTCCGGCCCCGTTTTTGGTGGTGGCGCCCTCGAGTGTGGTTGCCAACTGGGCCGCGGAGGCCGCGCGGTTCGCACCGGAACTGTCGGTGGCTGCGATCAGCGATACTCTGCGCCGTGCCGGCATCGTCCTTGACGAGCTGGCCGCCGGCGCCAACATCGTCGTTACCTCGTATACCTTGTTCCGCCTCGACTTCGACGCCTACGCCGCCCAAAGCTGGTCCGGCCTCATCCTGGACGAAGCCCAGTACGTAAAGAACCGGCACGCCAAGACCTACCAGTGCGCGCGCCGGCTACCCGCCCCCATCAAGGTGGCAATCACGGGTACGCCGATGGAGAACAACGTGATGGAGCTGTGGTCGCTGCTATCGATCGCCGCCCCGGGATTGTTTCCCAGCCCGGCCAAGTTCGCCGACTACTACGCAAAACCCATCGAGAAGAGCGGCGACCCCGAGTTGCTGGCGCTGTTGCGCCGCCGGATCAAGCCGCTCGTCAAGCGTCGTACCAAGGAGCTGGTGGCCGCCGAGCTGCCCGCCAAGCAAGAGCAATTGCTCGATATCGAGCTGCCGCCCAGACACCGCTCGCTCTACGACAAGCGGCTGCAACGCGAACGCCAGAAAGTGCTCGGCTTGCTCGACGACATGCAGCGCAACCGATTCACGATCCTGAAATCTTTGACTGTGCTGCGCCAGATGGCCCTGCATCCCGGGCTTGTCGACCCTGCGCATCACGCGCAGGCCTGCGCGAAAATCGATGCGCTTGCTGAGCACCTGCGTGACGTCGCCGACGGCGGCCATCGCGCGCTGGTGTTCAGCCAGTTCACTCGCTTCCTTGGCCGGGTACGAGATCGCCTCGGCGCCGAGGGCATCGACTACTGCTACCTTGATGGGCGAACCCGCAACCGCCCCAAGGTGATTCAGCAGTTCAAAGAAGGGACTGCGCCGGTTTTCCTGATCAGTCTCAAGGCCGGCGGTTTCGGGTTGAACCTCACCGAGGCCGACTACTGCTTCCTGCTCGACCCGTGGTGGAATCCGGCCACCGAAACCCAGGCCATCGACCGCACCCACCGCATCGGCCAGAACCGTAATGTCATGGTGTACCGGCTCATTGCCCGCGACACCATCGAGGACAAGGTCATCGCGCTCAATGCGCGCAAAGCCAAGCTCTTTGCCAGCGTAATCGACGACGGCAACGCCTTCGCCTCCGCGCTGACGGCCGACGACATCCGCGGACTGCTCACCTGA
- a CDS encoding O-methyltransferase: MSFRARIAPLRWSVWRMAPGIRNLTRTGQIGDGREAAAVDYVLRHARAGDIDDVLATIDKFAYEKSMLINIGDEKGPILDAAVRRANPALALELGTYCGYGALRIARAAPNARVYSVELAEVNAANARQIWAHAGVADRVTCVVGTIGDGGRTLDKLSNEHGFASGTLDFVFIDHDKKVYLDDLQSILERDWLHPGSIVVADNVLVPGAPKYRAYMRREQGRRWNTREHKAHLEYQTLVPDLVLESEYLG; the protein is encoded by the coding sequence ATGAGCTTCAGAGCGCGCATAGCCCCGTTGCGGTGGTCGGTCTGGCGCATGGCGCCCGGGATCCGCAACCTCACCCGAACGGGTCAGATCGGTGACGGCCGCGAAGCAGCCGCCGTCGACTACGTACTCCGGCACGCTCGAGCCGGCGATATCGACGACGTGCTGGCCACCATCGACAAATTCGCCTATGAAAAGTCGATGCTGATCAATATCGGCGACGAGAAGGGGCCGATACTCGACGCCGCGGTGCGGCGGGCCAATCCCGCACTGGCGCTCGAGTTGGGCACCTACTGCGGCTACGGCGCACTGCGGATCGCCCGGGCGGCTCCGAACGCCAGGGTGTACTCGGTAGAGCTGGCCGAAGTCAACGCCGCCAACGCCAGGCAGATCTGGGCCCATGCCGGCGTCGCAGACCGGGTGACGTGTGTGGTGGGCACCATCGGCGACGGCGGACGCACCCTGGACAAGCTGTCTAATGAACACGGATTCGCTTCTGGCACTCTCGATTTCGTTTTCATCGACCACGACAAGAAGGTCTACCTGGACGACCTGCAGAGCATCTTGGAGCGCGACTGGCTGCATCCGGGTTCGATCGTGGTAGCCGACAACGTCCTGGTGCCGGGGGCGCCGAAGTACCGCGCCTACATGCGGCGTGAGCAAGGCAGGCGGTGGAACACCCGGGAGCACAAGGCCCACCTGGAGTACCAGACCCTGGTGCCCGACCTGGTGCTGGAATCGGAGTACCTGGGTTAG
- a CDS encoding inositol-3-phosphate synthase has product MDRYDTASRVTARPRCGLWLSGARGSVATTSIVGLYALSAGLIPETGCVTATAAFAGVPLPKYADFVVAGRDLSTVPLVKRAEALVEAGLLPHRVVAAVSDRLAATEDEIVGPSCVATPDPSTVGASTQAELIDRLSDAMGSFISRNALDVFVVIDVASTQPPVPDRPEYHDPDILRAALCEKDRMVLPASALTALAAIRNGAAYSCFTPSPSIGVSALRSLADDAEILYGGQDAKTGQTLLRTVLAPMFASRAMTVHSWAGTNLLGGGDGATLADPVAVQSKLASKQRGVQQMLGGAVNAPLHIDYVPDLGETKVAWDHIHATGFLGGQITLQTIWSAPDSALAAPLVLDVARLLAMARLRGAHGVVGQLGFFFKEPWGSSTHSLAAQYEALVQWAKSFAAPVPADQ; this is encoded by the coding sequence ATGGACCGCTACGACACCGCATCCCGGGTGACCGCGCGGCCGCGCTGCGGCCTGTGGCTTAGTGGCGCGCGGGGGTCGGTGGCGACCACGTCGATCGTGGGTCTGTATGCACTCAGCGCCGGGCTGATCCCCGAGACCGGCTGCGTGACGGCGACCGCCGCCTTCGCCGGCGTGCCATTGCCGAAATATGCCGATTTCGTGGTGGCCGGGCGAGACCTGTCGACCGTCCCATTGGTCAAGCGCGCCGAGGCGTTGGTCGAAGCGGGACTGCTGCCGCACCGGGTGGTCGCTGCAGTATCAGATCGCCTGGCGGCCACCGAGGACGAGATCGTCGGCCCGTCCTGTGTGGCCACGCCGGACCCGTCGACCGTCGGTGCCAGCACCCAAGCCGAACTGATCGACCGGCTCAGCGACGCCATGGGCTCTTTCATCTCGCGCAACGCACTTGACGTCTTCGTGGTCATCGACGTGGCATCGACGCAGCCGCCGGTGCCGGACCGCCCCGAGTACCACGACCCGGACATATTGCGGGCAGCGCTGTGCGAGAAGGACCGTATGGTGCTGCCGGCGAGCGCGCTGACCGCCCTGGCGGCGATCCGCAATGGCGCTGCCTACTCCTGCTTCACCCCGTCGCCCAGCATTGGCGTTTCCGCGTTGCGCAGCCTGGCCGACGACGCGGAAATTCTCTACGGCGGCCAGGACGCCAAGACCGGCCAGACTTTGCTGCGCACCGTCCTGGCGCCGATGTTTGCCAGCCGCGCGATGACCGTACACTCTTGGGCGGGAACCAATCTGCTAGGCGGCGGTGACGGTGCCACGCTTGCCGACCCGGTTGCTGTGCAGTCCAAGCTCGCCAGCAAGCAACGTGGCGTCCAGCAGATGCTCGGCGGCGCCGTCAACGCTCCGCTGCATATCGACTACGTGCCCGACCTCGGGGAAACCAAGGTTGCCTGGGACCACATCCACGCCACCGGATTCCTGGGCGGTCAGATCACCCTGCAAACCATCTGGTCCGCACCGGATTCCGCATTGGCCGCGCCGTTGGTTCTCGACGTGGCCCGCCTGCTGGCGATGGCCCGACTGCGCGGTGCGCACGGCGTCGTCGGGCAACTCGGCTTCTTCTTCAAGGAACCGTGGGGCTCGTCGACGCATTCACTTGCGGCGCAATACGAAGCGCTGGTGCAGTGGGCTAAGTCCTTTGCGGCACCGGTTCCGGCCGACCAGTGA
- a CDS encoding SCO3242 family prenyltransferase, with translation MKVKAYLDLMRAPAALTVLGDTAVGAIWAGRPLTGRRLALPLASALLYWSGMVLNDWADRERDAIERPERPIPSGEVSAGRAVSFAAALAAAGLATATAAGGRHGLAAAGRITLCVAAYDLVAKDTAAGPLVMAGCRFLDVMLGAGPNYRRALVPASVIGGHTTAITVLSRSEVTGSERSLPAVVGGMAASVAASAMVCTPGFRAAPAAAVYAWSFGPGLWKAWQQPTATVLRSAVRTGIASTIAVQAMLAARAPRTMLALCGLAMGLRLKVSAPQPTEVT, from the coding sequence GTGAAGGTCAAGGCGTACCTGGACCTGATGCGGGCGCCTGCTGCGCTCACCGTGCTCGGTGACACTGCGGTGGGCGCCATCTGGGCTGGGCGTCCGCTGACCGGACGCCGGCTGGCGCTCCCGCTGGCGTCGGCGCTGCTGTATTGGAGCGGCATGGTGCTCAACGACTGGGCCGACCGCGAGCGCGACGCCATCGAACGCCCGGAACGGCCGATCCCGTCCGGTGAAGTGTCGGCCGGCAGGGCGGTGTCTTTCGCTGCCGCGCTGGCCGCGGCGGGACTCGCGACCGCAACGGCGGCCGGCGGCCGCCACGGCCTGGCCGCCGCGGGCCGAATCACGTTGTGCGTCGCGGCTTATGACCTGGTTGCCAAGGACACGGCCGCGGGGCCGTTGGTCATGGCCGGCTGCCGGTTCCTCGACGTGATGCTCGGCGCCGGCCCCAACTATCGTCGTGCGCTGGTTCCGGCCTCGGTGATCGGCGGGCACACCACGGCGATCACGGTACTGTCCCGCAGTGAGGTCACGGGTTCAGAACGCAGCCTGCCGGCCGTCGTCGGGGGCATGGCGGCGTCGGTGGCCGCCTCGGCGATGGTGTGCACACCGGGTTTTCGCGCCGCACCCGCCGCGGCGGTGTACGCGTGGTCGTTTGGGCCCGGCTTGTGGAAGGCATGGCAACAGCCGACCGCCACGGTGCTGCGCAGCGCGGTGCGCACTGGCATCGCGTCGACGATCGCGGTCCAGGCCATGCTGGCCGCCCGGGCGCCGCGCACCATGCTGGCCTTGTGCGGGCTCGCAATGGGATTGCGGCTCAAAGTTTCTGCGCCCCAACCCACTGAGGTGACCTGA
- a CDS encoding TIM barrel protein — protein sequence MTDHPLADALALIADHGYTAVALTIGYPHVRPFDSDLGAQLGAVRALLDAHGLQVAIETGARYLLDPQVKHKPALVDIAAEPRVEFLRRAIDIAADLGATCVSLWSGYAVDYSDPDTTRELLVSRLAQVVDYADRKAVTLGFEPEPGMFVETVEQARGVCRALGDPPRLGITLDVGHCVMTEPAGAHAAIADLGDKLVNVHLDDMTPLKHEHLEFGHGDLDLGAVMDALQTSGFGGVASVELPRHSHDAPNVLRRSMSAINRARLPIAARSWIDNAAAEIRSGPDKILEVFPKAERAMSQGSGDETLMARVQLLTTLVAEIPDETAGPLVERLYQWGDSDERLAVLRGLETAALDGNLGPVTAAAGVTLAEDALRCNDPRLVGAALGGFGTRFLAQPTWRHGVMKLIFMEVPLRAVPGLRIRADAELSRMATDYISERTAAGRPVSADVRMLQQLAATMTEVPE from the coding sequence TTGACCGACCACCCGCTTGCCGACGCGCTCGCGCTGATCGCCGATCACGGGTATACCGCCGTCGCGCTGACCATCGGCTACCCGCATGTTCGGCCCTTCGACTCCGATCTCGGTGCGCAGCTGGGCGCCGTGCGCGCGCTGCTGGACGCTCACGGATTGCAGGTGGCGATCGAAACGGGAGCGCGCTATCTGCTGGATCCGCAGGTCAAGCACAAACCTGCGCTCGTCGATATCGCCGCGGAACCCCGCGTCGAATTCCTTCGGCGGGCAATCGATATCGCCGCGGACCTCGGGGCCACCTGCGTGTCGCTGTGGTCCGGCTACGCCGTCGACTACAGCGACCCCGACACCACCCGGGAGTTGCTCGTCAGCAGGCTGGCGCAGGTGGTCGACTATGCGGACCGCAAGGCGGTCACGCTCGGATTCGAGCCCGAACCCGGAATGTTCGTCGAGACCGTGGAACAAGCCCGCGGCGTGTGCCGGGCACTGGGTGATCCGCCGCGACTGGGCATCACGCTCGACGTCGGTCACTGCGTGATGACCGAGCCGGCGGGCGCGCACGCAGCCATCGCCGACCTGGGCGACAAACTGGTCAACGTCCACCTCGACGACATGACACCGCTCAAGCATGAACACCTCGAGTTCGGCCATGGCGACCTCGATCTCGGGGCGGTGATGGATGCCCTGCAGACCAGCGGCTTCGGCGGGGTTGCCTCGGTCGAGCTGCCACGTCATTCCCACGACGCGCCGAATGTGCTGCGGCGCAGCATGTCCGCCATCAATCGCGCCAGGCTGCCGATCGCGGCGCGCTCGTGGATCGACAACGCTGCGGCCGAGATCCGTAGCGGCCCGGACAAGATCCTGGAAGTCTTCCCCAAAGCCGAGCGCGCAATGTCGCAGGGCTCCGGTGATGAGACCCTCATGGCCCGAGTACAACTGCTGACCACCCTGGTAGCCGAAATTCCCGACGAGACAGCGGGTCCGCTCGTCGAAAGGCTGTACCAATGGGGGGATAGCGACGAACGCCTGGCCGTGCTCCGCGGCCTGGAGACGGCGGCGCTGGACGGCAACCTCGGACCGGTTACCGCAGCGGCCGGCGTGACGCTGGCCGAGGATGCGTTGCGGTGCAACGATCCGCGGCTGGTCGGCGCGGCGCTCGGTGGATTCGGAACCCGGTTCCTGGCCCAGCCCACCTGGCGTCATGGCGTGATGAAGCTGATCTTCATGGAGGTGCCGTTACGGGCCGTACCCGGCCTGCGCATCCGAGCCGATGCGGAATTGAGCCGGATGGCAACCGATTACATCAGCGAACGTACTGCCGCCGGACGGCCGGTATCGGCCGACGTGAGGATGCTGCAGCAGCTGGCCGCCACGATGACGGAGGTGCCGGAGTGA
- a CDS encoding TatD family hydrolase, giving the protein MRIFDPHIHMTSRTTDDYQAMYAAGVRAVVEPAFWMGQPRTCAGSFVDYFDSLIGWERYRASQFGIAHNCTIALNPKEANDSRCRAVLEQIPRYLSKSGVVAVGEIGYDSMTPEETSVFHTQLEMAAEYGLPALVHTPHRDKLGGTLASIELVKRVGIDPGMVLLDHLNEVTIEPARDSGCWMGFSIYPDTKMDEARMVVLMQRFGLERIIVNSAADWGRSDPLKTVKTAKAMLAASFSEDDVDRVLWRNPVEFYGQSGQLRLLSEGQQAAFAGNTVNRGEKR; this is encoded by the coding sequence GTGAGGATCTTCGACCCGCACATTCACATGACGTCACGGACCACCGACGATTACCAGGCGATGTATGCCGCGGGCGTGCGTGCCGTCGTGGAGCCGGCCTTCTGGATGGGCCAGCCCCGCACCTGCGCAGGATCGTTCGTCGACTACTTCGACAGTCTCATCGGCTGGGAGCGTTACCGAGCGTCCCAGTTCGGTATCGCCCACAACTGCACGATCGCGCTGAATCCCAAGGAGGCCAACGACAGCCGCTGCCGGGCCGTGCTCGAGCAGATCCCGCGGTATCTGTCGAAGAGCGGTGTGGTCGCCGTCGGTGAGATCGGCTACGACTCCATGACACCCGAGGAAACCTCGGTGTTCCACACGCAATTGGAGATGGCCGCCGAATACGGCCTGCCCGCGCTGGTGCACACCCCGCACCGGGACAAGCTCGGGGGCACGCTGGCCAGCATCGAGCTGGTGAAGCGGGTCGGAATCGATCCCGGGATGGTGCTGCTGGACCACCTCAACGAGGTGACCATTGAGCCGGCCCGAGACAGCGGATGCTGGATGGGCTTCTCGATCTATCCGGACACCAAGATGGACGAAGCGCGAATGGTCGTCTTGATGCAGCGTTTCGGCCTCGAACGGATCATCGTCAACTCGGCCGCCGATTGGGGACGATCCGATCCGCTCAAGACGGTCAAGACCGCGAAGGCGATGCTGGCGGCCTCGTTCAGCGAAGACGACGTCGACCGGGTGCTGTGGCGCAACCCGGTCGAGTTCTACGGCCAAAGCGGGCAGCTTCGCCTGTTGAGCGAAGGGCAGCAGGCGGCCTTCGCCGGCAACACCGTCAACCGCGGAGAAAAGCGCTGA
- the eboE gene encoding metabolite traffic protein EboE, whose amino-acid sequence MLSYCSNVVAADSLQALEHRLLSVFAPARQRAGLERLGVGLWLPAATMARLSTDRAARTRLAAILADNGLAVVTMNAFPYGVFHGASVKHKVYQPDWTTPERLTYTRHCAEVLSDLLAGTEHGTISTLPLGWNNPWDEAADDRARQTLAALSDDLRRIEQESGHRIRLAVEPEPGCVIGSCRDAIGWFGRGNIDTRYIGLCLDTCHLAVMGENPAEVVAGLADIGIDVVKIQASNAIAIDDLAADGVTEAFAEFAGSPYLHQVNGVDADGRQWFRDDLSFADPSTPRTGSARVHYHVPLHLAPPAPLSNTSQVLADVMRMLSTGALPEPIDVEIETYTWEVLPSSLRMGSLAEDIAAEIRWLKDLLRERDAA is encoded by the coding sequence ATGCTGTCCTACTGCAGCAATGTCGTCGCTGCCGACAGTCTGCAGGCGCTGGAGCACCGACTGCTGTCGGTGTTCGCGCCGGCTCGGCAACGCGCCGGACTGGAACGCCTCGGCGTCGGCCTGTGGTTGCCGGCCGCCACCATGGCCCGGTTGTCCACTGATCGAGCAGCGCGCACCCGGCTGGCCGCGATCCTGGCCGACAACGGGCTTGCCGTGGTGACCATGAACGCTTTTCCCTACGGGGTATTCCACGGCGCTTCGGTGAAACACAAAGTCTACCAACCTGATTGGACTACGCCAGAGCGGCTCACATACACCCGGCACTGCGCCGAGGTGCTCAGTGACCTGCTGGCCGGCACCGAACACGGCACCATCTCGACACTGCCGCTGGGCTGGAACAACCCATGGGACGAGGCGGCCGACGACCGGGCCCGGCAGACGCTGGCCGCGCTCAGCGACGATCTGCGGCGCATCGAGCAGGAGTCCGGGCATCGGATCAGGTTGGCCGTCGAGCCCGAGCCCGGCTGCGTGATCGGATCATGCCGCGACGCCATCGGTTGGTTCGGCCGCGGCAACATCGATACCCGCTACATCGGACTGTGCCTGGACACCTGCCACCTGGCCGTGATGGGTGAGAACCCGGCCGAGGTGGTGGCCGGTCTGGCCGACATCGGCATCGACGTGGTGAAGATCCAGGCCTCCAACGCAATTGCGATCGACGACCTGGCCGCCGACGGGGTGACCGAAGCCTTCGCCGAGTTCGCGGGGTCGCCGTATCTGCATCAGGTCAACGGCGTCGATGCCGACGGGCGCCAGTGGTTCCGCGACGACCTGTCCTTCGCGGACCCGTCGACACCGCGGACCGGCAGCGCCCGGGTGCACTACCACGTCCCGCTGCACCTAGCTCCGCCGGCACCGTTGAGCAACACGTCGCAGGTGCTGGCCGATGTCATGCGCATGTTGAGCACGGGGGCGCTGCCTGAGCCCATCGACGTCGAAATCGAAACCTACACCTGGGAAGTCCTTCCGTCGTCGCTGCGGATGGGCAGCCTGGCCGAGGACATCGCGGCCGAAATCCGTTGGCTGAAAGACCTGTTGCGCGAACGGGACGCGGCATGA
- a CDS encoding alkaline phosphatase family protein: protein MTRRVLLVNVVGLTQPLLRHMPNLAALAAKGAMRQLAPVFPAVTCSVQSSMVTGLMPNQHGIVGNGWYFRDLGEVLLWRQSNKLVAGEKVWETAAGRFDGYTSANVGWWYAMNASNDVIVTPRPVYHQDGRKSPDCYVVPSDLHDILTDKLGVFPLFQYWGPTADITSSRWLVAASIEILQRYSPTLLTAYIPHLDYDFQRYGPHSPQAITAAADVDAALVPLLAAAAEHDMTTIVVSEYGIAPAERPVDINRQLRREGYLSVYTQQGREYLDPWTSRAFAVADHQAAHIYVRDESDIARVAALVAELDGVDQVMDRNAQQRLAIDHPRAGELVAVAEPGAWFTYYYWLDDARAPEFAPCVDIHRKPGYDPAELLMNPDDRTVKAKAAAALAKKALGLRYTMGVIALHGRHVGGTHGRLPDSDEDTPLIITSSPNLLPDKAAPLPVTAVRDVVLDAHGLRQH, encoded by the coding sequence ATGACCCGACGAGTTCTGCTGGTCAACGTCGTCGGGCTCACCCAACCGCTGCTGCGGCACATGCCGAATCTCGCCGCGCTTGCCGCCAAGGGCGCCATGCGACAACTGGCACCGGTGTTTCCGGCGGTCACCTGCTCGGTGCAGTCGTCGATGGTCACCGGCCTGATGCCCAACCAGCACGGAATCGTCGGCAACGGCTGGTATTTCCGTGACCTGGGCGAGGTGCTGCTCTGGCGGCAGAGCAACAAGCTGGTTGCGGGGGAGAAGGTTTGGGAGACCGCTGCCGGTCGCTTCGACGGATACACCTCGGCGAACGTCGGCTGGTGGTATGCGATGAACGCGAGCAACGACGTGATCGTCACGCCGCGGCCGGTGTATCACCAAGACGGACGCAAATCGCCGGATTGCTACGTCGTGCCGTCGGATCTGCACGACATCCTGACCGACAAGCTGGGCGTGTTTCCGCTCTTTCAGTACTGGGGCCCGACGGCCGACATCACGTCGTCGCGCTGGCTGGTGGCTGCGTCGATAGAGATCCTGCAACGTTATTCGCCCACCCTGCTCACCGCGTATATCCCGCATCTGGACTACGACTTTCAACGCTACGGTCCGCACTCACCGCAGGCGATCACCGCCGCCGCCGACGTCGACGCGGCGCTGGTGCCCCTGCTGGCCGCGGCCGCCGAGCACGACATGACGACCATCGTCGTCTCCGAGTACGGGATCGCACCGGCTGAGCGCCCGGTGGATATCAACCGTCAACTCCGGCGGGAAGGGTATCTGAGTGTCTACACCCAGCAGGGCCGGGAATACCTGGACCCGTGGACATCGCGGGCGTTCGCCGTCGCCGACCATCAGGCCGCCCATATCTATGTGCGCGACGAGTCCGACATCGCCCGGGTGGCCGCTCTGGTCGCCGAGCTTGACGGCGTGGATCAGGTGATGGACCGAAACGCACAGCAGCGCTTGGCAATTGATCATCCGCGGGCAGGTGAGCTGGTGGCGGTCGCCGAGCCGGGCGCCTGGTTCACCTACTACTACTGGCTCGACGACGCCCGGGCACCGGAGTTCGCGCCGTGCGTGGACATCCATCGCAAGCCCGGATACGACCCCGCCGAGTTGCTGATGAACCCCGACGATCGGACCGTCAAAGCCAAGGCCGCCGCGGCACTGGCCAAGAAGGCGTTGGGTCTTCGATACACCATGGGAGTCATCGCTCTTCACGGCAGGCATGTCGGCGGTACGCACGGCAGACTGCCGGACTCCGACGAGGACACGCCGCTGATCATCACCTCGTCACCAAACCTGCTGCCGGATAAGGCTGCGCCCCTGCCGGTCACCGCGGTGCGAGACGTGGTGCTGGACGCCCACGGCCTACGGCAACACTGA